The Eremothecium gossypii ATCC 10895 chromosome IV, complete sequence genome contains a region encoding:
- the TRM11 gene encoding tRNA (guanine-N2-)-methyltransferase (Syntenic homolog of Saccharomyces cerevisiae YOL124C (TRM11)), with the protein MGKKYLLFMVQVHVNFRRAELESLAELHGVKVDFSSYREDSPFMVVELEGDEQARQWIRRAILCRAIYEYWGEGADYAELHASVRGNADVAAYTAACRESTFKFEFESYGGAGNGRFDRVAQIEQFAYLGLEGKIRLKAPQETFTVVERYENVTENIGGEKPVHLYFGRLVQRSDRLQGALEKYDLKKRPYKGTTSFEAELSLVSANIAQVKPMHLMYDPFAGTGSFLVAGSHYGALVVGSDIDGRMIRGKGSQTIGANFRHYGESHRFLDVLTMDFTHNALREGLPVDTILCDPPYGIRESIKVLGAREPERFRGKEDVEIDGVKAYLRPDYIPTKKPCSLDAMLDQLLQFSAERLPIGGRLAFWMPTANDDNVETIVPLHPNLELLYNCVQEFNKWSRRLLVYANRGPDFNGPTNSGAQRTKTKFRDRYFSGFN; encoded by the coding sequence ATGGGCAAGAAGTACCTGTTGTTCATGGTGCAGGTGCACGTGAACTTTCGGAGGGCGGAGCTGGAGTCGCTTGCGGAGCTGCACGGCGTGAAGGTGGACTTCTCATCTTACCGCGAGGACTCGCCGTTCATGGTGGTGGAGCTGGAGGGCGATGAGCAGGCGCGTCAGTGGATACGCCGGGCGATTCTCTGTAGGGCGATCTACGAGTACTGGGGGGAGGGTGCGGACTACGCGGAGCTGCACGCGAGCGTCCGCGGCAACGCGGACGTGGCGGCCTACACGGCGGCATGTCGGGAGTCTACGTTCAAGTTCGAGTTCGAATCAtacggcggcgcgggcaACGGGCGGTTTGACCGGGTGGCGCAGATCGAGCAATTTGCATACCTGGGGCTGGAGGGTAAGATCCGGCTGAAGGCGCCGCAGGAGACGTTCACGGTGGTGGAGCGGTACGAGAACGTGACGGAGAACATTGGAGGCGAGAAGCCCGTGCATCTGTACTTCGGGCGGCTAGTGCAGCGCAGCGACAGACTGCAAGGCGCGCTGGAGAAGTACGACCTCAAAAAGCGGCCATACAAGGGCACGACGAGTTTCGAGGCGGAGCTGTCGCTAGTCAGCGCCAACATCGCGCAGGTGAAGCCCATGCACCTGATGTACGATCCGTTTGCCGGGACAGGGTCGTTTCTTGTGGCGGGCAGCCACTACGGCGCGCTTGTCGTGGGCTCGGACATTGACGGAAGGATGATCCGCGGGAAGGGCAGCCAGACCATAGGGGCCAATTTCCGGCACTATGGCGAATCGCACCGCTTTCTCGACGTGCTGACGATGGACTTCACGCATAACGCACTGCGCGAGGGCCTCCCGGTGGACACGATCCTGTGTGATCCGCCGTACGGAATACGTGAGTCGATCAAGGTCCTCGGCGCGAGGGAGCCCGAGCGGTTTCGCGGCAAAGAAGACGTCGAGATCGACGGCGTGAAGGCCTACCTGCGTCCCGACTACATCCCCACCAAGAAGCCATGCTCGCTGGACGCGATGCTGGACCAGCTTCTCCAGTTTTCCGCGGAGCGGCTGCCAATCGGTGGGCGGCTAGCGTTCTGGATGCCCACCGCAAACGACGATAACGTCGAAACTATCGTTCCTCTGCATCCGAACCTGGAGCTCCTGTATAATTGTGTGCAAGAGTTCAACAAGTGGTCCAGAAGGCTTCTGGTGTACGCCAACAGGGGTCCCGACTTTAACGGGCCGACCAACAGCGGCGCCCAGAGAACTAAAACTAAGTTTAGAGACCGCTATTTCAGTGGATTTAACTAA
- the HRP1 gene encoding Hrp1p (Syntenic homolog of Saccharomyces cerevisiae YOL123W (HRP1)): MSFSDEEDFDDIYGDDNKQNSETAVAAGKRKADGEAGAGPTSKEEAARGADNSGASAAETTTTPASSLDQLAALQVLSSNLNQLQQSTNNNSNNNTNSSDSTSNDSNKGNVPDQMLARGMPDLSQLQQLQQTMNQLQQQAAPLTQQQQQEAKQVKADLSRDINKMFIGGLNWETTEDNLREYFSKYGNVTEVKIMRDGTTGRSRGFGFLSFADASSVDEVVKTQHILDGKVIDPKRAIPREEQDKTGKIFVGGIGPDVRPKEFEEFFSQWGSIIDAQLMLDKDTGRSRGFGFITYDSPDAVDRVCQNKFIEFKGKRIEIKRAEPRQVQKQRTTNASPTGQPFSLNTSQAPQPPQQQFQMMANPMMANPLFNPQAMADYYAKMQEYYQQSGIDYSQMYQQQMQQMQQMMSMMTGGNAPAGGMPAGANGAGGNGDDTNGVPTIGEDSSSTSSGKDNNDKESSNNRHDSYGNRDRERSPDARRGHRNYNDREEGGHGFRRENRDRGFRGRERRGGGYGRDRRGYHPYSR, translated from the coding sequence ATGAGTTTTTCGGACGAAGAAGATTTTGACGACATCTATGGAGACGATAACAAGCAGAACTCCGAGACTGCTGTTGCCGCTGGCAAGCGGAAGGCGGACGGGGAGGCCGGGGCAGGCCCGACGTCAAAGGAGGAGGCTGCGCGCGGTGCAGACAATTCCGGGGCGTCTGCGGCAGAGACCACGACCACGCCTGCCTCCTCGTTAGATCAGTTGGCTGCGCTCCAAGTACTATCATCCAATTTGAATCAGTTACAGCAATCTACAAATAATAATTCAAATAATAATACTAATTCTTCTGATAGCACAAGTAATGATTCTAATAAAGGTAATGTCCCAGATCAGATGCTTGCCAGAGGGATGCCTGATCTCTCCCAGTTGCAGCAGTTGCAGCAGACGATGAACCAGCTCCAGCAACAGGCTGCGCCGCTaacgcagcagcagcagcaagaGGCAAAGCAGGTGAAGGCGGACCTTTCCCGTGATATCAACAAGATGTTCATTGGCGGTTTGAATTGGGAGACCACTGAGGATAACCTACGGGAATACTTTTCCAAGTATGGCAACGTAACGGAGGTGAAGATCATGAGAGATGGCACTACCGGTAGGTCGCGCGGTTTCGGCTTTCTGTCTTTCGCGGACGCATCGAGTGTTGATGAGGTCGTGAAGACCCAGCATATCTTGGACGGCAAGGTCATTGATCCAAAGAGAGCGATCCCACGGGAAGAGCAAGATAAGACGGGTAAGATTTTTGTCGGCGGCATCGGTCCTGACGTGAGGCCTAAAGAGTTCGAGGAATTTTTCTCCCAGTGGGGATCAATTATTGATGCTCAGCTTATGTTAGACAAGGACACTGGTAGGTCCAGGGGGTTTGGCTTTATCACGTACGATTCTCCAGATGCCGTGGACCGCGTGTGCCAAAATAAGTTTATTGAGTTCAAGGGCAAACGTATTGAAATCAAGAGAGCTGAGCCTCGTCAGGTGCAGAAGCAGAGGACCACGAATGCCTCCCCCACGGGGCAGCCATTTTCCTTGAATACTTCTCAAGCTCCTCAGCCTCCACAGCAGCAGTTCCAAATGATGGCTAATCCGATGATGGCCAATCCCCTGTTTAACCCACAGGCGATGGCGGACTACTATGCAAAGATGCAAGAATACTACCAACAATCTGGTATCGATTATAGTCAAATGTACCAGCAGCAGATGCAGCAGATGCAGCAAATGATGTCGATGATGACTGGTGGAAACGCGCCTGCCGGAGGCATGCCCGCGGGTGCTAATGGCGCCGGCGGCAATGGCGATGACACTAACGGGGTACCAACCATTGGTGAAGATTCATCCTCTACTTCTTCCGGAAAGGACAACAATGATAAGGAATCATCAAACAACCGCCATGATTCTTATGGGAATAGAGATCGGGAAAGGTCTCCTGATGCTCGTAGAGGCCATAGGAATTACAACGACAGAGAAGAAGGCGGACATGGTTTCCGCCGTGAAAATCGGGATCGTGGGTTCCGCGGTCGTGAACGTCGTGGTGGAGGATACGGCAGAGATAGACGTGGCTACCACCCATATTCTAGGTGA
- the SMF1 gene encoding divalent metal ion transporter SMF1 (Syntenic homolog of Saccharomyces cerevisiae YOL122C (SMF1)), producing the protein MPAAHETESPPIQTLGQRKRQQNEKVDQKWKTLPEDMSAGSEIPMGSKCHGAEPVPRKSIWQRAREIFLKYMKFVGPGLMISVAYMDPGNYATDVSAGASHKFALLCIVLYSGLIAIFLQSLCIKLGTVTGLDLSRACREYFPRWLNITLYVLSEAAIIATDIAEVIGGAIALNILLKIPLPAGAVITCTDVLLVLLAYTPGTSSMRLVRVFELGVATLVLGVTVCLCIDLAYIPSTTSVAKIFRGFIPSREIFQNNGMYAAVGILGATVMPHSLFLGSGIVQPRLLEYDVQHGHYSMDIDSDDDSSLENKTSRQTKESRFLDYRPSIYAIRYAMKYSIIEVSVALLTFALFINCAILIVSGSALYDTPEAIDADLYTIHHLLSNTLAPAAGTIFMLALLFSGQSAGIVCTIAGQIVCEGHIRWTITPWKRRILTRAIALIPTLAVSTALGKNGLSQALNASQVALSVLLPFLTAPLIYFTCSKRIMSVKVSKPMPDGVPADEEEQTPEYVDMSNGWITSLAAIFIWIFISFLNIYAIVQLGLTSRQT; encoded by the coding sequence ATGCCGGCAGCCCATGAGACTGAATCTCCACCGATTCAGACCCTGGGTCAGCGGAAGCGCCAGCAGAACGAAAAGGTTGATCAAAAATGGAAGACACTTCCAGAAGATATGTCAGCTGGGAGTGAGATCCCTATGGGCTCTAAGTGTCACGGAGCAGAACCAGTTCCAAGGAAGAGCATTTGGCAACGCGCACGTGAGATATTTCTCAAGTATATGAAGTTCGTGGGGCCGGGCCTAATGATATCTGTCGCTTACATGGATCCTGGTAACTACGCTACGGATGTGAGTGCTGGCGCATCACATAAGTTTGCCCTGTTGTGCATTGTATTATACTCCGGCCTGATAGCTATCTTTTTGCAGAGCCTCTGTATTAAGCTGGGGACTGTGACTGGCCTTGATCTGTCGCGTGCATGCAGAGAGTATTTTCCCCGGTGGCTTAACATTACTCTCTACGTCCTGTCCGAAGCGGCTATCATTGCTACAGATATTGCCGAAGTCATTGGTGGTGCAATTGCATTGAATATCCTGCTGAAAATCCCACTACCTGCGGGAGCCGTCATCACATGCACAGACGTCCTTTTGGTGCTTTTGGCATACACCCCGGGAACTTCGTCCATGCGCCTGGTAAGGGTTTTCGAGCTTGGGGTAGCGACATTGGTTTTAGGAGTAACAGTTTGTCTTTGCATCGACCTAGCGTATATTCCTTCAACTACTTCGGTCGCCAAAATATTTAGAGGGTTTATCCCCTCTCGAGAGATATTCCAGAATAATGGCATGTACGCTGCAGTCGGTATCCTGGGCGCCACTGTCATGCCGCACTCACTCTTTCTTGGTTCTGGTATTGTCCAGCCAAGATTGCTTGAATACGATGTTCAGCACGGACATTATAGTATGGATATCGACAGTGACGATGATAGCAGTTTGGAAAACAAGACTAGTCGACAAACAAAGGAATCTCGATTTCTAGACTACAGGCCATCGATATATGCTATTCGCTATGCTATGAAGTACTCAATTATAGAAGTTTCAGTTGCACTACTAACATTCGCGCTTTTCATCAATTGTgcaatccttattgtgtcgGGTAGCGCACTGTATGATACCCCGGAAGCCATCGATGCGGATCTATACACGATACACCACCTATTATCCAACACTTTGGCACCAGCGGCAGGTACCATATTCATGCTCGCACTCTTATTCTCGGGCCAATCGGCAGGAATTGTCTGTACCATAGCTGGACAAATAGTATGCGAAGGCCATATACGCTGGACTATAACCCCATGGAAACGGAGAATTCTGACACGAGCCATTGCATTGATTCCAACATTAGCTGTATCCACTGCTCTAGGTAAAAACGGCTTATCGCAGGCCCTGAACGCTTCTCAGGTTGCTCTTTCCGTACTATTACCATTTTTGACAGCGCCATTAATATACTTTACTTGCAGCAAAAGAATCATGTCTGTGAAAGTCAGTAAGCCTATGCCGGACGGCGTTCCTGCTGACGAAGAAGAACAAACGCCAGAGTACGTCGATATGTCAAACGGGTGGATCACGTCTCTTGCGGCGATCTTCATATGGATATTCATTTCTTTCCTAAACATTTACGCTATAGTTCAGCTAGGACTAACAAGCAGACAAACATAG
- the RPS19A gene encoding 40S ribosomal protein eS19 (Syntenic homolog of Saccharomyces cerevisiae YNL302C (RPS19B) and YOL121C (RPS19A); 1-intron): MPGVSVRDVPAQEFINAYASFLQRQGKLEVPGYVDIVKTSAGNEMPPQDSEGWFYKRAASVARHIYLRKQVGVGKLNKLYGGAKNRGVRPHKHVDASGSINRRVLQALEKIGVVEISPKGGRRISENGQRDLDRIAAQTLEEDEE, translated from the exons ATGCCAGGTGTTTCCGTTAG AGACGTTCCAGCTCAAGAGTTCATCAACGCTTACGCTTCTTTCTTGCAAAGACAAGGTAAGTTGGAGGTCCCCGGTTACGTTGACATTGTCAAGACCTCCGCCGGCAACGAGATGCCACCACAGGACTCCGAGGGCTGGTTCTACAAGAGAGCCGCCTCTGTGGCCAGACACATCTACTTGAGAAAGCAGGTTGGTGTTGGTAAGTTGAACAAGTTGTACGGTGGTGCTAAGAACAGAGGTGTCAGACCACACAAGCACGTCGACGCTTCTGGTTCTATCAACAGAAGAGTCTTGCAGGCTTTGGAGAAGATTGGCGTCGTTGAGATCTCTCCAAAGGGTGGCAGAAGAATCTCTGAGAACGGTCAGAGAGACTTGGACCGTATTGCTGCCCAAACTTTGGAAGAAGACGAAGAATAA
- the RPL18A gene encoding 60S ribosomal protein eL18 (Syntenic homolog of Saccharomyces cerevisiae YOL120C (RPL18A) and YNL301C (RPL18B); 1-intron), protein MGIDHASKQHKRSGHRTAPKSDNVYLKLLVKLYSFLARRTDAPFNKVILRSLFLSKTNRPPVSISAIARALKQEGSANKTIVVVGTVTADNRLFEFPKATVAALRFTAGARAAILKAGGEAITFDQLAVRAPKGQNTLIVRGPRASREAVRHFGMGPHKRKAPRILSKGRKFERARGKRRSRGFKV, encoded by the exons CACAAGAGATCCGGTCACAGAACCGCGCCAAAGTCTGACAACGTCTACTTGAAGTTGTTGGTCAAGCTGTACTCTTTCTTGGCTC GTCGTACCGATGCTCCATTCAACAAGGTCATCTTGAGATCGCTGTTCTTGTCGAAGACCAACAGACCTCCAGTGTCCATCTCTGCCATCGCGAGAGCCTTGAAGCAGGAGGGGTCTGCTAACAAGACCATTGTTGTCGTCGGTACTGTTACCGCTGACAACAGATTGTTCGAGTTCCCAAAGGCTACCGTTGCTGCTTTGAGATTCACCGCTGGTGCCAGAGCTGCCATCTTGAAGGCTGGTGGTGAGGCCATCACCTTCGACCAGTTGGCTGTCAGAGCTCCAAAGGGTCAGAACACATTGATCGTCAGAGGCCCAAGAGCTTCCAGAGAGGCTGTCAGACACTTCGGTATGGGTCCTCACAAGCGTAAGGCTCCAAGAATCCTATCTAAGGGCCGCAAGTTTGAGAGAGCCAGAGGTAAGAGAAGATCCAGAGGCTTCAAGGTGTAA